TGTGGGGCAGGCGCGCGCTGTTCAGCGACCCGCTGGTGCGCGTGGGTGGGGAGAAGTGCAGCTACCCCATCCCCACCTATCAGGCGCTCAAGGGGATTGTGGAGAGTATCTACTGGAAGCCCACCATCCTGTGGGTGATCGACGAGGTGCGCGTGCTGCAACCCATCCAGATGGAATCGGTCAGCGTGCGGCCTCTGGAGTACAGCGGTGGCAACACCCTTTCCATTTATACCTACCTGCACGATGTGGCCTACCAGGTGCGCGCGCACTTTGAATGGAACCTGTTTCGGGAGGACCTGGCGCAGGACCGCAATGAAAACAAGCACTATTTTATCGCCAAGCGCATGATTGAGCGCGGGGGCAGGCGGGATGTGTTTTTAGGCACGCGTGAGTGCCAGGCCTACGTGGCGCCCTGCGCCTTTGGCGAGGGGGAGGGCGCCTACGACGACACGCCCGCCACCAGCTTTGGGCTGATGTTCCACGGCTTTGATTACCCGGACGAGACGGGCAGGGACGAGCTTGCCATCCGCATGTGGGCGCCCAGCCTGGAGCACGGCTGCGTGCGCTTTATCCGGCCGGAGGAATGCACCGTGCGGCGCATCGTGCGCGCCCAGCAGGCAAAGGCCTTTGTGCCGGGCGAGAACTTTTCCTATGTGGACGCCTGTGAGGAGCTGACGCTATGAGCTGGATCAGTCTGTTATACGAGACGTACGAAAACTGTGCCAGCGAGATTGGGAAGATGGCGCCCATGGCGGAGGAAGCGGAGCGCGCGCCCGCAGTGCCGCTATTGCCCATCGCGCACACCACGCAGGAGGCGCAGCTGGATGTGACGGTAGATATGCAGGGCAACCTGCTCACCGCGCACGCGATTGAAAACAAGGGCCGCCGCCGCACCATCATCCCGTGCACGGAAAAATCCGCCGGCCGCACCAGCGGCGAGGCGCCCCACCCGCTCTTTGATAAGCTGCAGTACGTGGCGGGCGATTACGCGCGCTTGGGCGGACCCAAAGCACCCTACTTTGCCTCCTACATCGCGCAGCTGGGGGCGTGGTGCGATTCCGCGTATGCCCACCCCATGGTGTGCGCCGTGTACGCGTACCTGCAAAAAGGCACGCTGATGGCCGATCTGGCGAAAAAAGGCCTCTTTGTGCTGGACGAGGCGGGGCGCGTCGACCTCAAGCCGGATGTGCCGGACAAGCCGCCCCTTTACCAGGCGGTGACGGGGGATGTTACGGAGGCATTTGTGCGCTTCAGCGTCGCCTACAGTGTGGATGAGCCGGCCAACCGTCTCTATGAGGACCCGGAGGTACGGGAATGTTTTATCGCATGGTACCTGTCGGGCCAGCAGGATGAAGCGCTGTGCTATGTGCAGGGCAGCGTGATGCCCACGGCCAACAACAACCCCAACAAAATACGCAACACCGCCGATAAGGCCAAGCTGATCTCCTTTAACGATACCTCCGGCTTCACCTTCCGCGGCCGGTTTGAGAGCGCCGAGCAGGCGGTGCGCGTGGGCTATGAGACCACTCAAAAGGCGCATAACGCCCTCAAGTGGCTGATCGACCGGCAGGGCTACCGCAACGGTAGCCAGGCGTACGTGGCCTGGGGCACGAGAAATGAGAAGGTGCCCGCATTCATGAACAACAGCTTGGACGCAAATCTCGGCTTTTCGCCCATGCCGGTGGAAACGCAGAAGGCGTTTGCCGACAATCTACGCACGCAGATGCGGGGGGCGGGCTACGAGGCGCTGGATCGGGAGGCGCGCGTGGCCATCATGGGGCTGGACAACGCCACGCCCGGGCGGCTGGCCATCACCTATTACCGCCAGATGAACGGCGCGGAGCTGCTGGACCGGCTGCTCTACTGGTACGCCACCTGCGCCTGGGAGCACGGCTATTACCGCGCTCCCGCCAAGACGGCAAACGAAAAGCCCGTCTATCTGCGGGGTGTCTTTACGCCCGCGCCGCGGGACATCGTCAAGGCGGCCTACGGGGAGAACGTGCCCGATAAGGTGATGCGCGCATCGGAGCGCCAGCTGGTGCCCTGCATCCTGGAGTGCGCGCCCGTGCCCATGAGCCTGGTAAAAAATCTATTTTACCGCGCCACGCGCCCCATATCCATGGATGCGTGGGAGTATTACAAGACGTTCTCCATCGCCTGCGCGGTGGTGCGCAAATCACTCAACGACCAGTACAACAGGCAGCACGGCAATTTGCGCCTGGATGACTATGAGGAGGTTTGGAAAATGGCATTGGACTTGGACAATCGGGACCGCTCGTACCTGTTTGGCAGGGTGTGGGCCTACTTCAACTACCTGGAGCTGATCGCGCTTCGCAAAGCTGAACGCAACACGACGAACGCCATGAAGCTGGAGGAGCGCTTTACCCAGCGCCCCGCCGATACGGCTATGACGCTGCGCGCCAAGCTGGGGCCCTACCTGCAGCGCATGGACATGAACAATGGCAATTTAATGCAGCAGCTTTTCGACGTGCTATCCATACTGGATTCGGAGGGTGGATTCACCAACGATCCGGTGGGGTATCCCTTCCTGCTGGGTATGGCCAGCCAGATGGATCAATTCAGTAAAGACAGCGCGGAGAGGAAAGCGCTGGCGGAGAAGGAAGCGCAAGAAAAAGCCGAAGCAGCGCAACAGAACGAACAGCCCGAGCAGGCAGAGGAGGAAAACAAATGAGCATTCAGAACAAAATCGATTTTGCCGTCATTCTCAGTGTAAAGAACGCCAACCCCAACGGCGACCCGCTCAACGGCAACCGCCCGCGCGAGACCATGGAGGGCTATGGCGAGATCAGCGACGTGTGCATCAAGCGCAAGATCCGCAACCGCCTGCAGGATATGGGCGAGGCCATCTTTGTGCAGTCGGACGATCGGTGCGACGATGGCTTTGGCAGCCTGCGCGAGCGCGCGGACAACAACGCGGAGCTGAAGAAGGCGGGCAAAAACCGCGCCGCCTTCGCCGAGATCGCCTGCCGCACCTGGATGGACGTGCGCACCTTTGGGCAGGTGTTTGCCTTTAAAAACACCAAGGCGGGCGAGGGCGTGTCCGTGCCCGTGCGCGGCCCGGTTTCCCTGCATCCGGCGCTGAGCATTGCGCCGCTGGAGATCGAATCGATGCAGATCACCAAGAGCGTCAACGGCGAGCCGGGCGAGAAGCGCTCCTCCGATACCATGGGCAGCAAGCACCGGGTGGGCTTCAACGTGTACGTGTTTTATGGCAGCATCAACTGCCAGCTGGCGGAAAAGACCGGTTTCAGCGATGAGGACGCCGAAAAGGTGCACCAGGCGCTGATCACCCTGTTTGAAAACGACGTCTCCAGCGCGCGGCCGGATGGCAGCATGCAGGTGCAGCAAGTTTACTGGTGGCGGCACAACTGCAAGCAGGGACAGTATTCCTCCGCCAAGGTGCACGGCTCGCTGCGCGTGCGCGCCAAAGAGGACGTCGCGTTACACGCAATGGAGGATGTGGAAATCCACCTTGAGGAGCTGGAAGGGCTGGTGCCGCAGATTGATGAGGGAAGATGATGTTCTGTGCAGTATCTCCGGCCTGCAGCATTTTCGCTACTGTCCGCGGCAGTGGGCGCTGATCACCATGGAAAACCAGTGGACGGACAACGTGCACACCGTCACCGGCGCGATCTTCCACGAAAACGCGCACGAGGGACTGCGCGTGGAGCTGCGCGGCGATACGCTGATCGTGCGGCAGCTGGAGGTGCGCTCCGGCACCTGGCATCTGCACGGCGTATGCGATGTGGTGGAATTTCACCGCAGCAAGACGGGCGTGCCGCTCGCTGGCAGAGAGGGGCGCTGGCAGCCTGTGCCGGTGGAATACAAAAAGGGACACCCCAAGGAAACAGATGCGGATGCGTTACAGCTCTGCGCGCAGGCGGTCTGTCTGGAGGATATGCTGTGCTGCCGGATACCGGAGGCGTACCTCTATTACGGAGAGCCCCGCAAACGCTCCCTGGTAAAGCTGGATCAGGAACTCCGAGACAATCTTGCTGATACCATCCAACGCATGCGCGCCATGATGCTGCGCGGGCAGGTGCCGCGCGTCAAAAAGAGCAAGGCCTGCAGGGGATGCTCTCTTGCGGACGTCTGCCTGCCGGCCGTGACGGGCGGCGGCTCGGCGCGGGATTACCTGTCGCACGCAATCTGCCAGGAGGAATGACGTGAAAAAGCTGGGCAACACGCTTTTTTTTGTGACGCCGGATGTATACGTCTCGCTGGATGGCGAAAACATCGTGCTGAAGAAAGACGGAAAGGAGGCAATGCGCCGCCCGCTGCATTATATCGACAGCATCGTATGCTTTGGTTACTTTGGCATCAGCCCCGCGCTGATGGCAAAATGTGCGTCTGACGGCATTGCCGTCAGTTTCCACAGCCCATCAGGACGGCTTATGGCGCGCGTGGTGGGGAAGACGCAGGGCAACGTGCTGCTGCGCAAAACCCAGGTGTACGCATCGGACGCTCCTGCGCGCAGCATGCCCATTGCGCGCGCCTGTATTGCCGCGAAAATCTACAACGCGCGCTGGGCGCTGGAGCGGGCAACGCGCGATCACGCACTGCGGCTGGACGTGGACAAAATCAAAGCGGTCTCGCAAGCGCTCCAGCAGGCATCCCGAGATGCGCTGCAGAGCGAAAGCGAGGAGATGCTCCGCGGCGTAGAAGGCAATGCCGCGTCCATGTACTTTTCGGTGCTGGATGACCTAATTCTGCAGCAAAAGGACCAGTTTTATTTCCGCCAGCGCACCAGGCGCCCGCCTATGGATGCGTTTAACGCCATGTTGTCCTTTTGCTATGCGCTGTTGACCAATGACATGACATCCGCACTGGAGACGGTCGGCTTGGATCCGTATATCGGGTTTATGCACGCGGACCGCCCGGGCCGTGCCTCCCTGGCGCTGGATTTGATTGAGGAACTGCGGGTGCCCATGGTAGATCGCTTTGTCCTCTCTATGGTCAACCGGCAAATTGTAAGCGGGGATGGTTTTACCCAGACGGAAAATGGCGCGGTGCTCATGGATGACGACACGCGGCGTCTGGTCCTAAAACACTGGCAGCTGCGCAAACAGACCGAGATCACGCACCCGTTTCTCAAAGAGAAAGTGGCCTGGGGCGTGATCCCGTACGCGCAGGCACTGCTACTTGCCAGGCATCTGCGCGGCGACCTGGATGCGTACCCGTCCTTTCTGTGGAAGTGAGGTTATATGCTGGTACTGATTACCTACGACGTCGATACGACAAGCGCGCAGGGCCGTAAACGGCTGCGACAAGTTGCCAAGCAGTGCGTCAATTACGGACAGCGCGTGCAGCAATCCGTCTTTGAGTGCAAGCTTGATGCTGCGCAGTTCAAACAAGTCAAGCACAAGCTGACGGGCCTAATCGATGCATCCCAAGACAGCCTGCGGTTTTATAACCTGGGCAACAGATTTGAACAGCGCGTAGAACATATCGGCGTAAAGCCATCATACGATACGGATGACGCCTTTATCTTCTAATAAACAGCATGTATAAATACGCATTTTCGCCCGTGCGAAAGGGAGCCTCCCATGTAAACGTGGGGACTTTCGCACCGGATAAGCCCGCAAAAATGCGTATGCTGCATGTACACGTAAGCCGTAAATGCATAAAAGATGGATAAAAAAGGAGAATCGATGGCAAGCCAGGCTATTTATGCATCATATGGCTGTCGCACCTCGCTGAGGTGCGTGGATTGAAATACTGATAATCAACAAACGAGGTGACAACAATGTCGTCGCACCTCGCTGAGGTGCGTGGATTGAAATATGTAATAGCGGGTGTACAGGTACGGGTCGGTCGTGTCGCACCTCGCTGAGGTGCGTGGATTGAAATAATGTCTTTGTCGGCCACGAACACATTGGGGCTGTGTCGCACCTCGCTGAGGTGCGTGGATTGAAATGACCATATCCGCAAGCGGTGGAGCGTGTGGCAGGGTCGCACCTCGCTGAGGTGCGTGGATTGAAATCCCAGCAGGTATGCCGTCGATCGCGCCATAAGTTGTCGCACCTCGCTGAGGTGCGTGGATTGAAATCGGCGCCGGCATCACCCCAGCTACCGCCTGATACCGTGTCGCACCTCGCTGAGGTGCGTGGATTGAAATCACAGCCCCGTGGCCTCATCCATCGACATCCCGGTCGCACCTCGCTGAGGTGCGTGGATTGAAATGGCTCCTGGCCGTGGTTATCCAGCCACGGCATGGTACGTCGCACCTCGCTGAGGTGCGTGGATTGAAATTGCCCGTCATGCGGTCGCTCACGTAGGTGATGCCGGTCGCACCTCGCTGAGGTGCGTGGATTGAAATCGGCGACCTCCACCCTTATATGCCACACCCCCGCGCGTCGCACCTCGCTGAGGTGCGTGGATTGAAATATAAAGCCACTATCAACCTACCCCCAGTAACCAAAGTCGCACCTCGCTGAGGTGCGTGGATTGAAATCTAATTGAAAGGAGTGATGCTATGAAAATCCCCGTCGCACCTCGCTGAGGTGCGTGGATTGAAATTCCTTCCGGCGCGAGATGCGCCGCCTGGGTATACGGTCGCACCTCGCTGAGGTGCGTGGATTGAAATGATGTGTTTGACGCGCTGAAGCTCATGAAGCGTTAGTCGCACCTCGCTGAGGTGCGTGGATTGAAATGTGGCTAAAAACGAAAGGAGACTGTAACAATGGCGTCGCACCTCGCTGAGGTGCGTGGATTGAAATATCGTTGTGCACCCGTACCTCCAGCGTTTCGTCAGGTCGCACTCCGCGAGGCGTGCGTGGATTGCAACGAGGGATACGGTACGGAAAACCCTGGTGCAAGAGGAGGGTGCGGGGGCGGGTTTTCCCGCCTTCGTGCATGTGCATGTTTGCCTGTGGACGGGATGCAAAAACCTTTGTCTTGTGCTACAATGAGGGCAAACAAAAGTTGGCGCAAATGTGCTGTGGGAGGTCTTTGACATGATTGATTTGCGCGGATTTGATCACGTCGTCATCACCGTGACCGACGTGGAAAAGACCATGGACTTCTATACCCAGGTGCTGGGTATGCACGCCCAAGGCAACTCCCTTTTTTTCGGCAACCAGTGCATCAAGGTGCACAGGCATCCGGCGGAGTTCCTGCCTGCCGCGCGCAAGCCGATCTCGGGCAGCGCAGACATCTGCCTGATTGCGCAAGGAGAGATGAGCGACATTGTGGAGTATTTTGTGCGCTGCAATGTGCCGGTGGAGGAGGGCCCCGTTTGGCGCACTGGCGCGCGCGGGGACATGACTAGCGTTTACGTGCGCGATCCGGATGGCAATCTGATCGAGATCTGCGTGTATGACGACTGACATGTACTTGCCGGCGCTGAAAGGAGTGCGTGATGACGGAGCACCTGATGCTGTCGGAAGAACAGCTGAAATACCTGCAACTACTTGCCGCGCAGTACCCTTCGCGGCAGGCTGCCTGTACGGAGATCATTAACCTGCAGGCCATACTCAACCTGCCCAAGGGCACGGAGCATTTTATCTCTGACGTGCACGGTGAATACGAGGCGTTTACCCATATCCTCAACAATTGCTCGGGCGTGATCCGCGAAAAGGTGGAGCAGGTTTTTGCACAGCGCATGAGCAAGGCGGCCCAGGGCGATCTGTGCACGCTGATTTACTATCCCAAAGAAAAGCTCAAGATGATCCGCCACCAGCATCGGGATACCCCCGCCTGGTACAAGGCCACGCTGCAGGATTTGATCGACCTTGCCAAAAACCTTTCCTCCAAATATACGCGTTCCAAGGTGCGCAAGGCGATGCCCGAGGCCTTTGCCTATATCATCGACGAGCTGCTGCATGCCCAGCCGGATGAGGACAATAACCAGCTGGTTTACCACGAGCAGATCATCGAATCAGTGATCAACACCGACTGCGGGCGGGATTTCATCCTGGCGCTGGCCGCGTTGATCAAGCGCCTGGCGGTGGATCACCTGCACATTGTGGGGGATATTTTTGACCGCGGCGCCCATGCCGATAAGATCATGGATCTTTTGATGAGCCATCACTCGCTAGATATCGAGTGGGGCAACCACGATATCCTGTGGATGGGGGCGGCGTCAGGCAGTGAGGCGTGCATCGCGGCCGTCATCCGCAACAACATTGCCTATGGCAATATGGAGATGCTCGAAAGCGGTTACGGCATCAGCCTGCGTTCGCTGGTGATGTTCGCAGCCACCTGCTACCAGGGGCAGGAGGACGTCCTTGCGGCGGCGCGCAAGGCGATCTCGGTGATCCTCTTCAAGCTGGAGGGGCAGCTCATCCGCCGCCATCCCGAATACAACATGCAGGAACACCTGCTGCTGGACAAAATCGATTATGACAACGCCACGGTGCGGGTGGGTGCGCACACCTACGCCATGCGCGACGTGGACCTGCCCACCGTGGCGCAGGACGATCCCTATCGCCTGTGCCCTGAGGAGGAGCAGGTGATGGAGGAGCTGCGCGCGGCGTTTCAAAACAGCGCGCGGCTGCACCGGCACATCGGCTTCCTCTACGCGCGGGGGGCGATGTACCGGTGCTTTAACAACAACCTGCTGTTCCACGGCTGCATTCCGCTGGATCACGACGGCAACTTTGACAGCGTCACCTTTGATGGCCGCACCTACCAGGGCAAGGCGTACATGGATTATGCGGACCGTATGGCGCGGCAGGCCTACTTTGGCAAGGAGAACCAGAACGCGCTGGACTTTATGTGGTACCTGTGGTGCGGCAAGAAATCCCCGCTTTCGGGACGTTCGGTGCGCACCTTTGAGCGTACCTTTATCGCGGATGAAAGCGCCTGGGAGGAACCGAAAAACGCCTATTACACCTTTTGCCACACCGAGCAGACGTGCAACATGATCCTGCGGGAGTTTGGCCTCTATGACGCGCCCTGCCACATCATCAACGGGCACACGCCGGTGCGGGCCATGGACGGGGAGAGCCCCATCAAGGCGGGCGGCAAGCTGATTGTGATCGACGGGGGCTTCTGCAAGGCGTACCAGGCGTCTACCGGCATTGCGGGCTATACATTGATCTTTAACTCGCACGGTATGCGCATCAAGGCCCACCGCCCCTTTGAGAGCGTGGAGGCCGCGCTACAGGAAAACAAGGACATCGAATCCAAAACGAACGCGTTTGAGACCAAGCGCCGGCGCATGATGGTCAAGGACACGGACGCGGGCCGTGAGATTGCCGAGAACATCGCGGATTTGCAGCTGCTGGTCGCCGCGTATCGTGAAGGGATTATCCCACAGAACAAGAAGCGCTGAAACAAAGAAGGAGCGCCCTGCGGATGAAAACATCCGCAGGGCGCTCCTTTTTGTGCTGGAATCAGTGTGCGCTGCGTTTGTAGTGCGCTAGCTGCGCGTTGAGCGTGCCGGCAAGGCACCAGTAGTAGAGCGCCCACCCCGCGTACATCACGGCGTACGCCGCCAGGAAGCAGACGCTAAACAGGGCGATGCTCCCGGCGCTGCCAATGCCGAACCAGCCAAACAGCAGCGCGCAGCCCAGCAGCAGCGCGTAGCACAGCGCCAGGTGCAGCACGCTGCGCCAGGCAGTGCTGAGGCGGGGCAGCAGCGTATTGTTGACCACCAGCTGCTGCAATAACGACAGCGCGAGACTCACAAGCAGCACCTGCCACAGCGTGGCGGTGGAAACCGCGCCGCTTTTAAGCCACAGCAGGTCCGCAAGCATATAAAAGAAGAGCAGTATGGAAAAATACAGTGCCATGACAGGTTTAAACATCATGGAAAAATCCAGCAACTTTTTCATAAAAGGGCGTCCTCCTTTTTATTGGGCCAGCTTTGCCTTGAGCTGGGGAACGTACAGGCGCGAGACAAAGAGGCGCTCCCCGCTTTCCAGCGCAATGGCGATCTTGCCGCCGTAGCGCGCGTGGGTACTGAAGGCGCGCACTTTGGCAAGGTTGACGAGGGTGGATTTGCTTGCGCGAAAGAACGTGCCGCCGCAGAGGCGCTGCTCCAGCTCGTAGAGGCGCAGGGGCGTCTGATAGACCGTGTTTTCGCCATAAAGGAACGTGCGCTTATCCACGCTTTCGCAGTAGTAGATATCCTGCGGGTCGAGCAGAAAGGTCTGCTCCTGCCAGATGCCCAGCAGCTTTTGATCAAACGTGCGCAGATACGCCAGCATGCGCATCACGGTATCGTCGATCTGGCCGCAGCGGATGACCACTTCCGTCTGCGTGCTACCGGGGATGGTGTCGATGGTGACTTTCATAACGTTCTCCTTGCGCGCGGTGCCGGATGCTTCTTTGTAGCTACACGCCCATCATAGCGAAGGCGGCGGGCTCGGTCAACAGGCGCGCAACCAAGGTGTGCAAAGGATGCACCCAAAAGCACAAAACGGCGCGCAAAAAGGACTGCCTCGTTTGCGAAGAGGCAGTCCCTGGGGAACGCGCGGTTTATTCGGCTGCGGAGGCCTCGTCGCAGCGCTGGGGCGCATCCTCGGATGCGGTTGGCTGCGCATCGGGCACGTCCGGCGTATCGGCAGTAGTATCTGCGGGGGCGGCAGGCGCGCCCTCTGTTGCGCCGGCCAGCGCATCGGTCGCGCTTGGCGCATCAGCGGCATTTGGCGCGACCTTTATGGGTGCGTCCACGTGCCGCATGCGCCCATACAGGATGGCCATAAGCAGCGTGGTAAAGAAGTACAGCAACGTGGGGTCGTAGGGCAGCGTGACGGTCGCGCTTAAGTAAATGGGCAGGCCGAACAGCTGCGAGAAGAGCATCGCCATGCATAGCGCTGCGCCAAAGATGGCGAAGATGGAGACGATGCGCGCAAACATGTCCGCCCAGTCCAGCTGCCACACCGCAATAAAGAACAGCAACAGCGGCATCAGGGAGAGGAACGCGCAGATCAGGTTCATGTAGGCAAGCGTCATGTAGGCCTGCGGGTTGGCGGCGTAGAAGGTCCCAAGATCGGGCATGGATTCCATGATCAGCGCGGGCAGGATAAAAAAGGCCCGCGTAAAGACCACGCCCGCACAGGCGATCTTCATCATGCCACTTGCCTGACGCGCGCACGCAAATGCGATGAAGACGCCCAGAAACAGCACGTTGCTGATATTGGCCACCCAGTTGACCACCTGCCAGTACGCAGCGTTTTCCACATCAAAATACTGCGCGGCGCTGGTGGCGAACATCAGCAGGCTGGCCACCGCGGCGAGCAGCATGGCGATACGCATTTTTTTATGGGTCATTAAAAAGCCTCCTTGCTTGGTGCATATTTCCATATATGTTTATTGTGCGAACAGGGGATGTATTCTACTGTAGCACGAACCCTGCGCACGGTGCAAGGAAACAAATGCCGCGTATGCGCTTTCGCGCGCGGCGCCATGCTATAGGGGAGGTGAAAAAACATGACCGATCAGCAGAGAGCAAAGCGTATCCTGCGCCAGATACAGGATGTATGGACGCCCAGCGCGAGCGACCCCTTGGGCAGCTGGACCGGCGTGCCCGAGGACGCGGGCGACAAACCCGTGCAGGATGCGGACGACCTTTAAGCAGCGCGCCGCGTATGCAGTGAGACGAGAGGACCCTTTTCACTGACTAAAAAAGCAGCCGTCCGGCGTACCGGACGGCTGCTTTTGCGGTGCGCGTAAACAGGCGCGGATTGCGCTGCAATCAAAGCCCATTGAAGATGTGCGTGAAAGCGCTTTGCGTCCCATTGCTGTGGCGGACATGCGGTGCGCCGCATGGCGCTGTGGTTGCACGAGATGCGCATGATCACAGGCTCCGGTGCGCCGGGGGCTGTGGTGTTTGTTGTGCTTACAAGGGGGCGTCAGTCCGCGCTGCCTTCAGGGCGGAACCACTGCGTCATGCCCGCGCCGTGCGCATCGTTGGGACGTCTGGCAAAGCCGAAACGCTCGTAAAACGATTCTTTTCCCGTGGCGGCCAAGAGGCTGACCATCAGGCTCTGCCCGGGTTTTAATGTGCCGCGCAGATGGGCAAGCGCCATGCCCAACATGGTTTTGCCAATACCGCGCCCCTGGTAATCCGGATGCACGGCGACATCGTCGATAAAGGCTGAATAGCCGCCATCGCCAATGACGCGCAGCATGCCCACCGCCCGGCTGCCCTCCATGGCGCACACGAAATAATACGCGTTTTGCAGGCCCTGTTGGGCCATTTCAGGTTCGACGGCACTCCAACCGACGACTTTGCGCAGCGCGTTGTAGTCCGCCACACTGATCCGGCTGGTGTAGGTGATCTGCATACGTAACCTCCTTACAATGGATGTGCCTATGCGCGGCACCACAGAATTGCGGGGTGCTAGATACGCTCCCCATCTGTTGCATCCTGCGCGCAGGCGGCCTGTTTTTCCTGGAGCAGATCGCGGATCTCGCCCAGCAGCACCTCCTCGCGGCTGGGCGCAGGCGCGGGGGCTTCCTCCTTCTTTTTGTGGAAGCGGTTGATGATGCGGATCACGATGAAGATCGAAAGCGCGATGAGAACAAAATCCAGGATATTCTGCAAAAACTGTCCATAATGCAGCACAATGGGCTCGCCTGCCTGTGTGGCGGGCATGGTGTAGGCCAAGTCCGCCAGGTTGATGCGGCCGGTGACCAGGCTCAACGCGGGCATTACCACATCGTTCACCAGCGATGTGACGATTTTGCTGAACGCGCCGCCCACAACCACGCCCACGGCCATGTCCATCACG
Above is a window of Maliibacterium massiliense DNA encoding:
- a CDS encoding LytTR family DNA-binding domain-containing protein; protein product: MKVTIDTIPGSTQTEVVIRCGQIDDTVMRMLAYLRTFDQKLLGIWQEQTFLLDPQDIYYCESVDKRTFLYGENTVYQTPLRLYELEQRLCGGTFFRASKSTLVNLAKVRAFSTHARYGGKIAIALESGERLFVSRLYVPQLKAKLAQ
- a CDS encoding GNAT family N-acetyltransferase, which encodes MQITYTSRISVADYNALRKVVGWSAVEPEMAQQGLQNAYYFVCAMEGSRAVGMLRVIGDGGYSAFIDDVAVHPDYQGRGIGKTMLGMALAHLRGTLKPGQSLMVSLLAATGKESFYERFGFARRPNDAHGAGMTQWFRPEGSAD
- the mscL gene encoding large-conductance mechanosensitive channel protein MscL, which encodes MGFFKEFKAFAMRGNVMDMAVGVVVGGAFSKIVTSLVNDVVMPALSLVTGRINLADLAYTMPATQAGEPIVLHYGQFLQNILDFVLIALSIFIVIRIINRFHKKKEEAPAPAPSREEVLLGEIRDLLQEKQAACAQDATDGERI